The proteins below come from a single Crossiella sp. CA-258035 genomic window:
- the aceE gene encoding pyruvate dehydrogenase (acetyl-transferring), homodimeric type, which yields MAPQNTGAGTPERVRVIRDGLAAHLPDIDPEETAEWLESFDAVLAGAGQQRARYLMLRLLERARESHVGVPSLTSTDYVNTIPTEREPWFPGDEETERRYRAFIRWNAAVMVHRAQRPGVGVGGHISTYASSAALYEVGFNWFFRGKDHPGGGDQLFIQGHASPGIYARAFLEGRLSAEQLDGFRQELSHAGPGGGLPSYPHPRLMPNFWEFPTVSMGLGPMNAIYQARFNRYMHDRGLADTSQQRVWAFLGDGEMDEPESRGLIHVAASEGLDNLTFVINCNLQRLDGPVRGNGKIIQELESFFRGAGWNVIKVVWGREWDALLHADRDGALVNLMNTTPDGDFQTYKANDGAYVREHFFGRDPRTKELVTPYSDQDIWNLKRGGHDYRKVYAAYKAATEHHGQPTVILAKTIKGYGLGPQFEARNATHQMKKLTLDDLKRFRDTQRIPITDAELDRDPYLPPYYHPGKDSAEIQYLLDRRRQLGGSAPARRVKDKPLVLPGDKVYEVIQRGSGKQEVATTMAFVRLVKDLAKDPEIGPRLVPIIPDEARTFGMDSMFPTQKIYNPHGQLYTSVDAKLMLAYKESEKGQILHEGINEAGSTASFTAAGTSYATHGEPMIPIYIFYSMFGFQRTGDGLWAAADQMARGFVLGATAGRTTLTGEGLQHNDGHSQLLAYTNPAVVAYDPAYGYEVAHIVKDGLRRMYGENSEDIFYYLTVYNDPYVQPAQPADLDVDGLLRGLYRVKRAEGQGQLRAQVLASGVALPWATRAQELLAQDWGVHADVWSATSWSELRREAVAIERENLLHPDQTPRVPYITQALAEGEGPVVAVSDWMRAVPDLIRPWVPTDMLTLGTDGFGFSDTRPAARRHFLVDAESITVATLAALAKRGEVERSVVAEAARKYRIDDVQAAGPQTSDPGSA from the coding sequence TTGGCCCCGCAGAACACCGGCGCCGGCACCCCTGAGCGGGTGCGCGTCATCCGCGACGGGCTGGCCGCCCACCTGCCGGACATCGATCCGGAGGAGACCGCCGAGTGGCTGGAGTCCTTCGACGCCGTCCTCGCCGGGGCCGGTCAGCAGCGCGCCCGGTACCTGATGCTCCGGCTGCTGGAACGTGCTCGTGAGAGCCACGTCGGCGTACCCTCGCTGACCAGCACCGACTACGTGAACACCATCCCCACCGAGCGGGAGCCCTGGTTCCCCGGCGATGAGGAGACCGAGCGCCGCTACCGGGCGTTCATCCGCTGGAACGCCGCGGTGATGGTGCACCGCGCCCAGCGGCCCGGCGTCGGTGTCGGTGGTCACATCTCCACCTACGCCTCCTCCGCCGCGCTCTACGAGGTCGGCTTCAACTGGTTCTTCCGTGGCAAGGACCATCCCGGCGGCGGCGACCAGCTCTTCATCCAGGGCCACGCCTCCCCCGGCATCTACGCCCGTGCCTTCCTGGAAGGCCGGCTCTCCGCCGAGCAGCTCGACGGCTTCCGGCAGGAGTTGTCGCACGCCGGGCCGGGTGGCGGCCTGCCGTCCTACCCGCACCCGCGGCTGATGCCGAACTTCTGGGAGTTCCCCACGGTGTCCATGGGCCTCGGCCCGATGAACGCCATCTACCAGGCCCGGTTCAACCGGTACATGCACGACCGCGGGCTGGCCGACACCTCGCAGCAGCGGGTGTGGGCCTTCCTCGGCGACGGCGAGATGGACGAGCCGGAGTCGCGTGGCCTGATCCACGTCGCGGCCTCCGAGGGCCTGGACAACCTGACCTTCGTGATCAACTGCAACCTGCAGCGCCTGGACGGGCCGGTGCGCGGCAACGGCAAGATCATCCAGGAGCTGGAGTCGTTCTTCCGCGGCGCGGGCTGGAACGTGATCAAGGTCGTCTGGGGCCGGGAGTGGGACGCGCTGCTGCACGCCGACCGCGACGGCGCCCTGGTCAACCTGATGAACACCACGCCGGACGGCGACTTCCAGACCTATAAGGCCAACGACGGCGCCTACGTGCGTGAGCACTTCTTCGGCCGCGACCCGCGGACCAAGGAGCTGGTCACCCCCTACAGCGACCAGGACATCTGGAACCTCAAGCGCGGCGGGCACGACTACCGCAAGGTGTACGCGGCCTACAAGGCGGCCACCGAGCACCACGGCCAGCCCACGGTCATCCTGGCCAAGACCATCAAGGGCTACGGCCTCGGCCCGCAGTTCGAGGCGCGCAACGCCACGCACCAGATGAAGAAGCTCACCCTCGACGACCTGAAGCGCTTCCGCGACACCCAGCGGATCCCGATCACCGACGCCGAGCTCGACCGCGACCCGTACCTGCCGCCGTACTACCACCCCGGCAAGGACTCCGCGGAGATCCAGTACCTGCTGGACCGCCGTCGTCAGCTGGGTGGTTCGGCGCCCGCCCGCCGGGTCAAGGACAAGCCGCTGGTGCTGCCCGGCGACAAGGTCTACGAGGTCATCCAGCGCGGGTCCGGCAAGCAGGAGGTGGCCACCACCATGGCCTTCGTCCGGCTGGTCAAGGACCTGGCGAAGGACCCGGAGATCGGCCCCCGGCTCGTCCCGATCATCCCGGACGAGGCGCGGACCTTCGGCATGGACTCCATGTTCCCGACGCAGAAGATCTACAACCCGCACGGTCAGCTGTACACCTCGGTGGACGCCAAGCTGATGCTCGCCTACAAGGAGAGCGAGAAGGGTCAGATCCTGCACGAGGGGATCAACGAGGCCGGGTCGACCGCCTCGTTCACCGCGGCGGGCACCTCCTACGCCACGCACGGCGAGCCGATGATCCCGATCTACATCTTCTACTCGATGTTCGGGTTCCAGCGCACCGGCGACGGCCTGTGGGCGGCGGCGGACCAGATGGCCCGCGGCTTCGTGCTCGGCGCCACCGCCGGTCGCACCACGCTGACCGGTGAGGGCCTGCAGCACAACGACGGGCACTCGCAGCTGCTGGCCTACACCAACCCCGCGGTGGTGGCCTACGACCCGGCCTACGGGTACGAGGTGGCGCACATCGTCAAGGACGGTCTGCGCCGGATGTACGGCGAGAACTCCGAGGACATCTTCTACTACCTCACCGTCTACAACGACCCGTACGTCCAGCCCGCCCAGCCTGCGGACCTGGACGTGGACGGCCTGCTCCGCGGCCTGTACCGGGTCAAGCGGGCCGAGGGCCAGGGCCAGCTGCGGGCCCAGGTGCTGGCCTCCGGTGTGGCGCTGCCGTGGGCGACGCGCGCGCAGGAGCTGCTGGCCCAGGACTGGGGCGTGCACGCCGATGTGTGGTCGGCCACCTCGTGGTCGGAGCTGCGCCGCGAGGCGGTGGCGATCGAGCGGGAGAACCTGCTGCACCCGGACCAGACTCCCCGGGTGCCGTACATCACCCAGGCGCTGGCCGAGGGTGAGGGCCCCGTGGTCGCGGTGTCGGACTGGATGCGCGCGGTGCCGGACCTGATCCGGCCGTGGGTGCCCACCGACATGCTGACCCTGGGCACCGACGGGTTCGGTTTCTCCGACACCCGCCCGGCCGCCCGCCGCCACTTCCTGGTCGACGCCGAGTCGATCACGGTGGCCACGCTGGCCGCGCTGGCCAAGCGCGGTGAGGTGGAGCGGTCGGTGGTCGCCGAGGCGGCACGCAAGTACCGCATCGACGACGTGCAGGCCGCCGGTCCGCAGACCTCGGACCCCGGTTCCGCCTGA
- a CDS encoding DUF3052 domain-containing protein produces MVAAEGAEKVGVAERLGIEPDMVVQELGWDEDVDDDIRAAVEERCGGELLDEDAQEVIDVVLYWWREGDGDLTDDLVDAITPLADEGVIWLLTPKTGKPGYVEPSDVGDASSTAGLSVTSTLSVSEGWTATRLVGARAGKPKR; encoded by the coding sequence GTGGTCGCCGCGGAAGGCGCTGAAAAGGTCGGCGTCGCCGAGAGGCTCGGTATTGAGCCGGACATGGTGGTCCAGGAACTCGGCTGGGACGAGGATGTCGATGACGACATCCGCGCCGCCGTGGAGGAGCGCTGTGGAGGCGAACTCCTCGACGAGGACGCGCAGGAAGTCATCGACGTGGTGCTGTACTGGTGGCGGGAGGGTGACGGTGATCTCACCGACGACCTCGTCGACGCCATCACACCACTCGCCGACGAGGGCGTGATCTGGCTGCTGACACCCAAGACCGGAAAGCCGGGCTACGTGGAGCCGAGTGACGTCGGCGACGCGTCCAGCACGGCAGGACTGTCCGTCACCTCGACACTGTCGGTGTCGGAGGGCTGGACGGCCACCCGGCTGGTCGGCGCTCGGGCCGGGAAGCCCAAGCGCTGA
- a CDS encoding peroxiredoxin, whose protein sequence is MTIEVGTQAPDFTLPDSNKEKVTLSSFRGEKNVLLVFYPFAFSGICTGELCQVRDEIGDYQNDAVQVIGVSVDTPFSLKAWAAQEGYTFPLLSDFWPHGEVAKSYGVFNDTAGFAVRGTFLIDKDGIVRFAEVNGPGEARDQSAWKKALTELAS, encoded by the coding sequence ATGACGATCGAGGTCGGTACGCAGGCCCCGGACTTCACGCTGCCGGACAGCAACAAGGAGAAGGTCACCCTCTCCTCGTTCCGCGGCGAGAAGAACGTCCTGCTCGTGTTCTACCCCTTCGCGTTCAGCGGCATCTGCACCGGTGAGCTGTGCCAGGTCCGGGACGAGATCGGCGACTACCAGAACGACGCCGTGCAGGTGATCGGTGTGTCCGTGGACACCCCGTTCAGCCTCAAGGCGTGGGCGGCGCAGGAGGGCTACACCTTCCCGCTGCTGTCCGACTTCTGGCCGCACGGCGAGGTCGCCAAGTCCTACGGCGTCTTCAACGACACCGCCGGCTTCGCCGTCCGCGGCACCTTCCTGATCGACAAGGACGGCATCGTCCGCTTCGCCGAGGTCAACGGCCCCGGCGAAGCCCGTGACCAGTCCGCGTGGAAGAAGGCGCTGACCGAGCTGGCCAGCTGA
- a CDS encoding DUF3558 domain-containing protein translates to MTGRGTRALIVLGAVAGVLLAGCDGPPAPSTTLPATSGGSPPASSAPSDAPAVPSPDLDTNRFATNPCGMLTTEQAKQVAGGLPGEVRESALGPSCNWKATDTAAKNNLAITVNNQIGGIAQFYARKSTFKVWEPVRVGGYPGVIALDSDARNMGLCALEIGTAQKTMVSVDTRLSVSAADYANPCQRTLAIGEMVVATLKGGN, encoded by the coding sequence GTGACCGGTCGAGGAACTCGTGCGCTGATTGTGCTCGGCGCGGTCGCCGGGGTGTTGCTCGCCGGCTGTGACGGCCCGCCTGCCCCGAGCACCACGCTTCCGGCGACGAGTGGCGGCAGCCCCCCGGCGAGTTCCGCGCCGAGTGACGCGCCCGCGGTGCCGTCTCCGGACCTGGACACCAACCGGTTCGCCACCAACCCGTGCGGCATGCTCACCACCGAGCAGGCCAAGCAGGTTGCCGGGGGCTTGCCCGGTGAAGTGCGGGAGAGCGCGCTCGGTCCATCCTGCAACTGGAAGGCCACGGACACCGCGGCGAAGAACAACCTCGCGATCACGGTGAACAACCAGATCGGCGGCATCGCGCAGTTCTACGCGCGCAAGTCGACCTTCAAGGTGTGGGAGCCGGTGCGGGTGGGGGGCTACCCGGGGGTGATCGCGCTCGACTCGGACGCCCGGAACATGGGGTTGTGCGCACTGGAGATCGGCACGGCGCAGAAGACGATGGTTTCCGTTGACACCCGGCTGTCGGTGTCGGCGGCGGACTATGCCAATCCGTGCCAGCGGACTCTGGCGATCGGCGAGATGGTGGTCGCCACGTTGAAGGGGGGAAACTGA